The proteins below are encoded in one region of Anguilla anguilla isolate fAngAng1 chromosome 3, fAngAng1.pri, whole genome shotgun sequence:
- the LOC118222728 gene encoding LOW QUALITY PROTEIN: THAP domain-containing protein 2-like (The sequence of the model RefSeq protein was modified relative to this genomic sequence to represent the inferred CDS: deleted 2 bases in 1 codon; substituted 1 base at 1 genomic stop codon): protein MGRRAWGCTICRTIQTRSRGITFHRFPKEKELRRQWEVVVRREGFSASESSLLCSEHFKPEDFDRTGQIPVRITDGTKPSVFSFPTHLKRPVATRTTQASRKAEESLSADCSLHFQETEPLPNDHYYALPAPVTGQKARLGEASARVXSLEREMRNAKDRERRAKNTMHDLLEDLRGKNLINEELKERLDFN, encoded by the exons ATGGGTAGAAGAG CTTGGGGCTGTACAATCTGTCGCACAATCCAGACCAGATCTCGGGGAATTACCTTTCACAG GTTTCCCAAAGAGAAAGAGTTGAGGAGGCAGTGGGAAGTAGTTGTAAGAAGGGAAGGCTTTTCCGCCAGTGAGTCGTCCCTGCTCTGCAGTGAGCACTTCAAGCCGGAGGACTttgacaggacaggacagatC CCTGTCAGGATTACAGATGGAACTAAACCATCTGTCTTCAGTTTCCCGACTCATCTCAAAAGA CCAGTGGCAACCAGGACAACGCAAGCCTCAAGGAAGGCTGAAGAGAGCCTATCAGCAGACTGTTCTCTTCATTTCCAAGAGACTGAACCTCTGCCTAAT GACCACTACTATgcattgcctgcacctgtcacTGGTCAAAAGGCCAGACTCGGTGAAGCCTCGGCTAGGGTGTAGAGTCTGGAGCGAGAGATGAGGAACGCAAAGGACCGAGAACGGAGGGCAAAGAACACAATGCATGATCTTCTGGAGGATCTGAGGGGGAAGAATCTCATAAATGAAGAGCTGAAAGAAAGGCTCGATTTCAACTaa